A genome region from Gaiellales bacterium includes the following:
- a CDS encoding DUF4269 domain-containing protein produces MTDDWYARLQGSGLLDTLAPYSPVLVGSHPLGIAPAGAPVEIVCRAVDLAAFARVLERSYGGDGFALHPGSLGADEAVFAEFAVDGLPVEVSAQREHEHRRLGAATLGVARVLEHEGPVTRDRLAARVAAGDDWLDAAMHQTGLSRSALEALATANTTVARRVLGVPTPGPAVRQYVVPLLVGFMSETLIVLATASNHSQDFTGAMFLLEAIVLGAIFGTRMGLVAALTPLIAFGAVVGSSVVVGSESCGEDGCGYQFASYTFVAVLVASAAGFTGLLRDRYFPRA; encoded by the coding sequence GTGACCGACGACTGGTATGCGCGCCTGCAGGGGTCGGGACTGCTCGACACGCTGGCGCCGTACTCACCCGTGCTGGTCGGGAGCCATCCGCTCGGGATCGCACCCGCCGGCGCCCCGGTCGAGATCGTCTGCCGGGCGGTCGATCTGGCGGCGTTCGCGCGCGTGCTCGAGCGCTCCTATGGCGGTGACGGGTTCGCGCTCCACCCGGGGTCGCTGGGCGCCGATGAGGCGGTGTTCGCCGAGTTCGCGGTGGACGGCCTGCCGGTCGAGGTGTCCGCGCAGCGAGAGCACGAGCACCGCCGCCTCGGTGCCGCGACCCTGGGCGTGGCGCGGGTGCTCGAGCACGAAGGCCCGGTCACGCGCGACCGCCTCGCCGCGCGGGTGGCCGCAGGGGACGACTGGCTGGACGCGGCCATGCACCAGACCGGACTGAGCCGCTCGGCGCTGGAGGCACTGGCCACGGCGAATACCACCGTCGCCCGGCGGGTGCTCGGCGTGCCGACACCGGGGCCGGCCGTCCGCCAGTACGTCGTGCCGCTGCTGGTCGGCTTCATGTCGGAGACGCTGATCGTGCTGGCGACCGCGTCCAACCACTCGCAGGATTTCACCGGTGCGATGTTCCTGCTGGAGGCGATCGTGCTGGGCGCCATCTTCGGGACGCGCATGGGTCTGGTCGCCGCGCTGACGCCGCTGATCGCGTTCGGCGCCGTGGTCGGGTCGAGCGTGGTGGTCGGCAGCGAGTCGTGCGGCGAGGACGGGTGCGGCTACCAGTTCGCGAGCTACACGTTCGTCGCGGTGCTGGTCGCCAGCGCCGCCGGCTTCACGGGGCTGCTGCGGGACAGGTACTTCCCGCGTGCCTGA
- a CDS encoding DNA translocase FtsK 4TM domain-containing protein has translation MEYRGWDGGVVGLKLDDLLHLLVGRSAAVLPPLLIVAGALIFVDSPVRHVRPMRLGTGVLLASLTLALSSTDTLRPQQHGGLIGAYLRIALGGLVGGVGISILVLTGFMAGIVLVTGASIGVLMRSSGQHVARAAGTGARLGGEVARRYRERPSSRPTLVAVPGDKQTARGRTAPLDGSQEYADIFDDVPEFEPAAGQPVVEPAPEAVEPEPEPQQEDEVVTAEVVAGPMELDASPRPKTEYRLPPASILKRSQAARGGGDDHRGVARKLVDALANFGVEARCVGMVSGPRVTRYELQLAPGIKVSRVSQLRDDLAYALATTEIRILAPIPGKQAVGVEVPNTSHNTVTLGDIYAEAPAGSSPLTAWLGKDISGAGVACDLAKMPHLLIAGTTGSGKSGSINAILCSILLRATPDEVRMILVDPKRVELNHYESIPHLLTPVVTNMKNAALVLQNIVREMESRYELMGAVKARNLAEWNRQRLELGQDRVPHILVVIDELADLMMVSPVDVEDAIIRLAQKSRAVGIHLVLATQSPRVDVITGMIKANVPSRIAFAVSSQTDSRVILDVNGAEALLGAGDMLYKPLGTSKLQRVQGAYISEEETRRIVEACRKQGEPSFEEELLELPSDVESEQLDADEDPVLNDAIRLVAQHQTASVSLLQRRLRVGYTRAGRLIDMLERRGIVSGYEGSKARNVLIAESDLPRIIGDAAPVPVADEPGDDLTF, from the coding sequence GTGGAGTACCGCGGCTGGGACGGCGGCGTGGTGGGGCTCAAGCTCGACGACCTGCTCCACCTGCTCGTGGGCCGCAGCGCGGCGGTGCTGCCACCGCTGCTGATCGTGGCCGGGGCGCTGATCTTCGTCGACAGCCCAGTCCGCCATGTCCGCCCGATGCGGCTCGGCACCGGCGTGCTGCTCGCGTCGCTGACGCTCGCCCTGTCGTCGACCGACACGCTGCGTCCGCAGCAGCACGGCGGCCTGATCGGCGCCTACCTGCGCATCGCCCTCGGAGGCCTGGTCGGCGGAGTCGGCATCTCGATCCTCGTGCTCACCGGGTTCATGGCCGGCATCGTCCTGGTCACGGGCGCCTCGATCGGCGTGCTGATGCGCAGCTCCGGGCAGCACGTGGCGCGTGCCGCCGGCACCGGCGCACGCCTGGGAGGCGAGGTGGCGCGCCGGTACCGTGAGCGGCCGTCGTCACGGCCCACGCTCGTCGCGGTTCCGGGCGACAAGCAGACCGCTCGCGGCCGCACGGCACCGCTCGACGGCAGCCAGGAGTACGCCGACATCTTCGACGACGTCCCGGAGTTCGAGCCGGCGGCCGGGCAGCCCGTCGTGGAGCCGGCGCCGGAGGCGGTCGAGCCGGAGCCCGAGCCGCAGCAGGAGGACGAGGTCGTCACCGCCGAGGTGGTCGCCGGCCCGATGGAGCTGGACGCCAGCCCGCGCCCGAAGACCGAGTACCGACTGCCGCCCGCGTCGATCCTGAAGCGCAGCCAGGCGGCCCGCGGCGGGGGCGACGACCATCGCGGGGTGGCCCGCAAGCTGGTCGACGCGCTCGCAAACTTCGGCGTGGAGGCCCGCTGCGTCGGCATGGTGTCCGGGCCGCGCGTGACGCGCTACGAGCTCCAGCTCGCACCCGGCATCAAGGTCTCGCGCGTGTCGCAGCTGCGGGACGACCTGGCCTATGCGCTGGCGACGACGGAGATCAGGATCCTCGCCCCGATCCCCGGCAAGCAGGCGGTCGGCGTTGAGGTGCCAAACACATCCCACAACACCGTCACGCTGGGCGACATCTACGCCGAGGCCCCGGCCGGCTCGAGCCCCCTGACGGCGTGGCTCGGCAAGGACATCAGCGGCGCCGGCGTCGCATGCGACCTGGCGAAGATGCCGCACCTGCTGATCGCCGGAACGACGGGGTCGGGCAAGTCGGGCAGCATCAACGCGATCCTGTGCTCGATCCTGCTGCGCGCAACGCCGGACGAGGTGCGCATGATCCTGGTCGACCCCAAGCGCGTGGAGCTGAACCACTACGAGTCGATCCCGCACCTGCTGACGCCGGTCGTCACGAACATGAAGAACGCCGCCCTCGTCCTGCAGAACATCGTGCGCGAGATGGAGAGCCGCTACGAGCTGATGGGCGCCGTGAAGGCCCGCAACCTGGCGGAGTGGAACCGCCAGCGGCTGGAGCTGGGGCAAGACCGCGTACCGCACATCCTGGTCGTGATCGACGAGCTCGCCGACCTGATGATGGTCTCGCCGGTCGACGTGGAGGACGCGATCATCCGGCTGGCGCAGAAGTCGCGCGCCGTCGGCATCCACCTCGTGCTGGCCACCCAGAGCCCGCGCGTGGACGTGATCACCGGCATGATCAAGGCGAACGTGCCGTCGCGGATCGCCTTCGCCGTCTCGTCGCAGACCGATTCGCGCGTGATCCTCGACGTGAACGGCGCGGAGGCGCTGCTCGGCGCCGGCGACATGCTCTACAAGCCGCTGGGCACGTCGAAGCTGCAGCGGGTGCAGGGCGCGTACATCTCCGAGGAGGAGACGCGGCGCATCGTCGAGGCCTGCCGCAAGCAGGGGGAGCCCTCCTTCGAGGAGGAGCTGCTCGAGCTGCCGTCGGACGTGGAGTCGGAGCAGCTGGACGCGGACGAGGACCCCGTGCTGAACGACGCCATCCGGCTCGTGGCCCAGCACCAGACGGCGTCCGTGTCGCTGCTCCAGCGGCGACTGCGGGTCGGCTACACGCGCGCCGGCCGCCTGATCGACATGCTCGAGCGCCGCGGCATCGTGTCGGGGTACGAGGGCTCGAAGGCCCGAAACGTGCTGATCGCCGAGTCCGACCTGCCGCGCATCATCGGCGACGCCGCGCCGGTCCCGGTGGCGGACGAGCCGGGCGACGACCTGACCTTCTAG
- a CDS encoding cytosine permease, whose translation MVAEETAVHAPSGISGIETRSIDWVPENERHGKLWHQGPLWFLGNFQYFSIPIGFVGPALGLSLWWSILAGAAGILTGTVFMAFHASQGPTLGLPQMIQSRAQFGYRGVVVALFATLFTYMAFNVADQVLMSEGLNGAFGWNADVVAVVTAIGAALLAIYGHDWVHRVFRVLLFFLLPLMAIITVGVITGHAGGGAGQAHLGFNWTGFMAQFSTAAAYNITYAPYVSDYSRYLPKNTPRGPIIASVFAGASTPAIWLIALGAWLAIRLQATDGLVGLQTAGNNVLGHLGSVTAFLSATALAATMGMNAYGGMLTTLTGIDSFRTIHPNRRWRIITIVALAVLWYVVAKSITTDAVGAVYGSLTLMLYLLVPWTATNLIDFFFVRRGHYAITHLFRLHNIYGVWAWRGLTAYAIGFLAEIPFMNIYNLFTFHTYYEGPFAKNINGVDIAWIVGLVVTSLVYIALTRNVDVRDEAPAIEESDRELAEGFDLARR comes from the coding sequence ATGGTTGCTGAAGAGACAGCCGTCCACGCGCCGAGCGGCATCTCCGGTATCGAGACCCGGTCGATCGACTGGGTACCCGAGAACGAGCGGCACGGCAAGCTCTGGCACCAGGGGCCGCTCTGGTTCCTCGGGAACTTCCAGTACTTCTCGATCCCGATCGGGTTCGTCGGGCCGGCGCTCGGTCTCTCGTTGTGGTGGTCGATCCTCGCCGGCGCCGCCGGGATCCTGACGGGAACCGTGTTCATGGCGTTCCACGCCTCGCAGGGCCCCACCCTCGGCCTCCCGCAGATGATCCAGTCGCGCGCCCAGTTCGGCTACCGCGGGGTGGTCGTGGCGCTGTTTGCGACCCTGTTCACCTACATGGCGTTCAACGTGGCCGACCAGGTGCTCATGTCCGAGGGCCTGAACGGCGCCTTCGGCTGGAACGCGGACGTGGTCGCCGTCGTGACGGCGATCGGCGCGGCGCTGCTGGCGATCTACGGGCACGACTGGGTGCACCGCGTCTTCCGCGTGCTCCTGTTCTTCCTGCTGCCGCTGATGGCGATCATCACGGTCGGCGTCATCACCGGGCACGCGGGCGGCGGGGCGGGCCAGGCGCACCTGGGATTCAACTGGACGGGCTTCATGGCGCAGTTCTCGACGGCCGCTGCCTACAACATCACCTACGCCCCATACGTCTCCGACTACTCGCGGTACCTGCCGAAGAACACCCCGCGCGGCCCCATCATCGCCTCGGTGTTCGCCGGCGCATCGACGCCGGCGATCTGGCTGATCGCGCTCGGCGCCTGGCTGGCTATCCGGCTCCAGGCAACGGACGGCCTGGTCGGGCTGCAGACGGCGGGGAACAACGTGCTCGGCCATCTCGGCTCGGTGACGGCCTTCCTCTCGGCCACCGCGCTCGCGGCCACGATGGGGATGAACGCCTACGGCGGCATGCTGACCACCCTGACGGGGATCGACTCGTTCCGGACGATCCACCCCAACCGGAGATGGCGGATCATCACCATCGTCGCGCTGGCGGTGCTGTGGTACGTCGTTGCCAAGAGCATCACGACCGACGCCGTCGGCGCCGTGTACGGCTCGCTCACCCTGATGCTCTACCTGCTGGTGCCGTGGACGGCGACGAATCTGATCGACTTCTTCTTCGTCCGCCGCGGCCACTACGCGATCACGCACCTCTTCCGCCTCCACAACATCTACGGGGTGTGGGCCTGGCGGGGCCTGACCGCGTACGCGATCGGGTTCCTGGCCGAGATCCCGTTCATGAACATCTACAACCTGTTCACCTTCCACACGTACTACGAGGGGCCGTTCGCGAAGAACATCAACGGCGTCGACATCGCGTGGATTGTCGGGCTGGTGGTGACGTCGCTGGTCTACATCGCGCTCACCCGGAACGTCGACGTCCGTGACGAGGCGCCGGCGATCGAGGAGAGCGACCGTGAGCTCGCGGAGGGATTCGACCTGGCGCGCCGCTGA
- a CDS encoding MOSC domain-containing protein: MDGVVEQIFIAPAEGDQPAAVASVVAHAGRGLEGDRYLSPADRWIGSGRALTLIEAEAIDAVLAEHDLDLRDGRSRRQVVTRGIRLNDLVGMEFRAGALRCRGVELCEPCLDLQRMLGDPNTIKAMVHRGGLRADILEGGRLSVGDAVAAP, from the coding sequence GTGGACGGCGTGGTCGAGCAGATCTTCATCGCACCGGCCGAGGGCGACCAGCCTGCGGCCGTCGCGTCGGTGGTCGCGCATGCCGGACGCGGGCTCGAGGGAGACCGATATCTCAGTCCGGCCGACCGGTGGATCGGCTCTGGGCGGGCGCTGACGCTGATCGAGGCGGAAGCGATCGACGCGGTGCTGGCCGAGCACGACCTCGACCTTCGCGACGGCCGGTCGCGCCGCCAGGTCGTCACGCGCGGGATCCGTCTGAACGACCTCGTCGGGATGGAGTTCCGCGCCGGCGCGCTGCGCTGCCGCGGCGTGGAGCTTTGCGAGCCGTGCCTCGACCTTCAGCGCATGCTCGGCGACCCGAACACCATCAAGGCCATGGTGCACCGGGGCGGTCTGAGGGCGGACATCCTTGAGGGAGGACGTCTGTCCGTCGGCGACGCTGTCGCGGCGCCCTGA
- a CDS encoding dihydrodipicolinate reductase C-terminal domain-containing protein, protein MIRVILSGATGKVGRALLPAIDADPDMELAGSAAPSLGMTLPDALASTPADVVVDFTAPEFAEEACRLSAAARLPLVLGTTGIDDATLQHLGDEAAGAGVQLFHAANFAVGAVLMMRFAEEASRHLPAAEIVELHADTKRDAPSGTARATAARMQGDVPIHSVRLPGLVAHQAVILGGTGETLTIRHDTTSRDAFAPGVLLAVRGIRELPPGLTLGLETLLARTG, encoded by the coding sequence ATGATCCGCGTGATCCTCTCCGGCGCAACCGGCAAGGTGGGCCGTGCGCTGCTACCGGCGATCGACGCGGACCCCGACATGGAGCTTGCCGGATCGGCGGCGCCCTCGCTCGGCATGACCCTTCCGGACGCGCTCGCATCCACCCCGGCGGACGTCGTCGTCGACTTCACCGCGCCGGAGTTCGCGGAGGAGGCGTGCCGGCTCTCGGCAGCGGCCAGGCTGCCGCTGGTGCTCGGGACGACCGGCATCGACGACGCCACCTTGCAGCACCTCGGCGATGAGGCGGCGGGCGCCGGCGTGCAGCTCTTCCACGCGGCCAACTTCGCGGTCGGCGCCGTGCTGATGATGCGGTTCGCCGAGGAGGCGAGCCGGCACCTGCCGGCCGCGGAGATCGTCGAGCTGCACGCTGACACCAAGCGCGACGCGCCGTCCGGCACCGCGAGGGCGACGGCTGCCCGCATGCAGGGCGATGTGCCGATCCACAGTGTGCGGCTGCCCGGCCTGGTCGCGCATCAGGCTGTGATCCTGGGAGGCACGGGGGAGACGCTGACCATCCGCCACGACACGACCTCCCGCGACGCATTCGCACCGGGCGTCCTGCTGGCGGTGCGCGGCATCCGCGAGTTGCCGCCCGGGCTCACGCTCGGGCTCGAGACGCTGCTCGCGCGCACGGGATGA
- a CDS encoding CinA family nicotinamide mononucleotide deamidase-related protein → MSRPTAAVLLTGSELLRGVISDRNASHLAERLEALGFEMRRTLVVGDPLEDIEQAVRDLAGGHDLIVTSGGLGPTHDDRTVEALAGVAGAPLELDEGVLGQISAWTDGVADRMGFDRERFAAGNRKQARIPRGASVLGLAGTAPGLVMEVGGSVVVVLPGVPSELRRLWELAPGHPRLADLMARAEPRRRLLLRTYGIGESHVADLFADAGGDPPGVETSICARNYEIEIDVRATPGADAAGERLWREMRSSLGGHVFATDERPVAELVLAAARQRGLTLATAESCTGGMVAGELTAIPGSSDVFAGGAVTYSDRLKHDLVGVPGHVLAEHGAVSAETAAAMAAGARARLGAGVAVSVTGVAGPGGGSDEKPVGLVYLHASGAGRETPRHMQWGGRREDIRLRATVAALHLLLEHLGTES, encoded by the coding sequence GTGAGCCGCCCAACCGCCGCGGTCCTGCTCACGGGCAGCGAGCTGCTGCGCGGCGTGATCTCCGACCGCAACGCCTCGCACCTGGCCGAGCGGCTCGAGGCGCTCGGCTTCGAGATGCGCCGGACCCTGGTGGTCGGCGACCCGCTGGAGGACATCGAGCAGGCGGTGCGCGACCTCGCGGGCGGCCACGACCTGATCGTCACGTCCGGGGGCCTGGGGCCGACGCATGACGACCGGACGGTCGAGGCGCTCGCCGGCGTCGCCGGCGCGCCGCTCGAGCTGGACGAGGGCGTGCTCGGCCAGATCTCTGCCTGGACGGACGGCGTGGCCGACCGCATGGGCTTCGACCGCGAGCGCTTCGCGGCCGGTAACCGCAAGCAGGCCCGCATCCCGCGCGGCGCATCGGTGCTCGGGCTGGCGGGGACGGCACCCGGGCTGGTCATGGAGGTCGGCGGCTCGGTGGTCGTCGTGCTGCCCGGCGTGCCCTCGGAGCTGCGGCGCCTCTGGGAGCTCGCGCCCGGTCATCCCCGGCTCGCGGATCTGATGGCCCGTGCCGAGCCGCGCCGCCGCCTGCTGCTGCGCACCTACGGCATCGGCGAGTCGCACGTCGCCGACCTGTTCGCAGATGCCGGGGGTGACCCCCCGGGCGTCGAGACGAGCATCTGCGCGCGCAACTACGAGATCGAGATCGACGTGCGTGCGACGCCCGGCGCCGACGCGGCCGGCGAGCGCCTGTGGCGGGAGATGCGCAGCAGCCTCGGCGGGCACGTCTTCGCCACCGACGAGCGGCCGGTGGCCGAGCTCGTGCTGGCCGCGGCGCGGCAGCGCGGCCTGACGCTCGCGACCGCCGAGTCATGCACGGGCGGCATGGTGGCCGGGGAGCTGACCGCCATTCCGGGCAGCTCCGACGTCTTTGCGGGTGGAGCGGTGACGTACTCCGACCGCCTCAAGCACGACCTTGTCGGCGTCCCCGGCCATGTCCTGGCCGAGCACGGGGCGGTCAGCGCGGAGACGGCGGCCGCGATGGCGGCGGGGGCGCGCGCGCGGCTGGGCGCCGGCGTGGCCGTCTCGGTCACGGGCGTCGCCGGGCCCGGCGGCGGCAGCGACGAGAAGCCGGTCGGCCTCGTGTACCTCCACGCGAGCGGTGCGGGCCGCGAGACGCCGCGCCACATGCAGTGGGGAGGCCGCCGCGAGGACATCCGGCTGCGTGCGACCGTCGCCGCGCTCCACCTGCTGCTCGAGCATCTCGGCACCGAATCGTGA
- a CDS encoding nitroreductase family deazaflavin-dependent oxidoreductase — translation MAETSYNQSIIDEFRGNAGIVSRPYPDSTLILVTMRGARSGREATLPLEFLEIDGVPHVFATAAGAPRHPAWYFNLKANPEVTVEQGTQTYRARARELDAAAGDAAWRAVVGVKPRFADYEATAHRRIPVFALDRID, via the coding sequence ATGGCCGAGACGTCGTACAACCAGTCGATCATCGACGAGTTCCGCGGCAACGCCGGCATCGTCTCGCGGCCGTATCCCGACTCGACGCTCATCCTGGTCACGATGCGCGGCGCCAGGAGCGGTCGCGAGGCGACGCTTCCGCTCGAGTTCCTGGAGATCGACGGCGTGCCGCACGTGTTCGCGACGGCCGCCGGCGCACCCAGGCACCCCGCCTGGTACTTCAACCTGAAGGCGAACCCCGAGGTCACGGTGGAGCAGGGGACGCAGACCTACCGCGCCCGCGCGCGCGAGCTGGATGCGGCTGCCGGCGACGCCGCGTGGCGCGCCGTCGTCGGTGTCAAGCCGCGGTTCGCGGACTACGAGGCGACGGCCCACCGCCGCATCCCGGTGTTCGCGCTCGACCGGATCGACTGA
- the dapA gene encoding 4-hydroxy-tetrahydrodipicolinate synthase has protein sequence MTSAPLGELLTAMVTPFAADGTVNHDAARRLARHLVDNGSDGVVVCGTTGEGPTVNDREKLDLFETVVAEVGATAAVIANTGTYDTHHSVALTRSALASGVDGFLVVTPYYNKPPVEGIVRHYQEIAYAAEGRPVIVYNIPSRVIVNLEPPVLERLARIENVVAVKQATPDPGQAAAIVRHGALRLYAGNDDLLGPFLRLGGVGGICVASHIAGPIMREMVSAAAAGDHDRVDELDREIAPLLQALAVTTNPIPLKAALNLLGHDVGGLRLPLVDADEAQTATIQATLELAGLLPIATA, from the coding sequence ATGACCAGCGCCCCGCTCGGAGAGCTGCTGACAGCCATGGTGACGCCGTTCGCGGCCGACGGCACCGTCAACCACGACGCGGCCCGGCGGCTGGCCCGCCATCTCGTCGACAACGGGTCGGACGGCGTGGTCGTCTGTGGAACCACCGGCGAGGGCCCGACCGTCAACGACCGCGAGAAGCTCGACCTGTTCGAGACGGTGGTGGCCGAGGTCGGCGCGACGGCCGCCGTGATCGCGAACACCGGGACGTACGACACCCACCATTCCGTGGCGCTGACGCGCTCGGCGCTCGCGTCGGGGGTCGACGGCTTCCTCGTGGTGACGCCCTACTACAACAAGCCACCGGTCGAGGGCATCGTGCGGCACTACCAGGAGATCGCGTATGCCGCCGAAGGCCGGCCGGTGATCGTCTACAACATCCCCTCGCGCGTGATCGTCAACCTCGAGCCGCCGGTGCTCGAGCGGCTCGCCAGGATCGAGAACGTCGTCGCCGTGAAGCAGGCCACCCCCGATCCCGGCCAGGCCGCGGCGATCGTCCGCCACGGCGCGCTCCGACTGTATGCCGGGAACGACGACCTGCTCGGCCCGTTTCTGCGCCTGGGCGGCGTTGGCGGCATCTGCGTCGCGTCGCACATCGCCGGACCGATCATGCGCGAGATGGTCTCGGCGGCCGCCGCGGGCGATCACGACCGCGTGGACGAGCTCGACCGCGAGATCGCTCCGCTGCTGCAGGCGCTGGCCGTGACCACCAACCCGATCCCGCTGAAGGCGGCCCTGAACCTGCTGGGCCACGACGTCGGTGGGCTTCGCCTTCCGCTCGTCGACGCCGACGAGGCGCAGACCGCGACCATCCAGGCCACGCTCGAGCTGGCCGGGCTGCTGCCGATCGCGACCGCATGA
- a CDS encoding ribonuclease J, whose amino-acid sequence MSTRDPVRIIPLGGLGEVGKNMTVVECGGDLILIDAGLTFPKAEMHGIDLVLPDFAYVVDRADRLRAVVLTHGHEDHVGALPYLLRETGPGPVVYGTRLTLGLVKSRLDEHGLGADTELVEVVPDGSRVRVGPFDAEFVRVTHSIPDAVAVVLHTEHGPVVHTGDFKLDMTPVDGRPVDIERLRALGDEGVTLLMSDSTNAENPGTTPSEMTVGPSMRRIIGEAPGRVIVTSFASQIHRLQQVIDAAAANRRRVCVIGRSMVRNLNISRNLGYAEMDDDIMLKPRDLDSVLPHEVVVLCTGSQGEPRSALTRISLGDHPALQIHPTDTVVMSSKAVPGNEVNVGETVNRLNRMGATVLTENNAYVHVSGHGSSDELRTMLELVRPRHFVPVHGEYRMLRAHARIAEQAGVEPHAVRIADNGTVLELDGEGLFVTGQIETGMTLVDGYSVGDVRDEVLRDRRRLATDGVLIVVATIAAGSAEVVVDPEVIARGFEMPDGDGQELLDASRDAVDEVLERCLANRITEPNLLQQELHDALAPLVHKMTGKRPMVLPVVVEV is encoded by the coding sequence ATGAGCACGCGAGATCCGGTGCGGATCATCCCCCTCGGCGGGCTGGGCGAGGTCGGCAAGAACATGACCGTGGTCGAGTGCGGCGGCGACCTGATCCTGATCGATGCCGGCCTCACGTTCCCGAAGGCGGAGATGCACGGCATCGACCTGGTGCTTCCGGACTTCGCGTACGTCGTCGACCGGGCCGACCGCCTCCGCGCGGTGGTGCTCACCCACGGCCACGAGGACCACGTCGGCGCGCTGCCCTACCTGCTGCGCGAGACGGGCCCCGGGCCGGTGGTGTACGGCACCCGTCTCACCCTCGGACTGGTCAAGTCCCGCCTCGACGAGCACGGCCTGGGCGCGGACACCGAGCTGGTCGAGGTGGTGCCGGACGGCTCGCGCGTCCGGGTCGGGCCGTTCGACGCGGAGTTCGTGCGAGTCACCCACTCGATCCCGGACGCCGTCGCCGTGGTGCTGCACACCGAGCACGGGCCGGTCGTCCACACCGGCGACTTCAAGCTCGACATGACGCCGGTGGACGGGCGGCCGGTCGACATCGAGCGGCTGCGCGCGCTCGGCGACGAAGGCGTGACGCTGCTGATGTCCGACTCGACCAACGCCGAGAACCCGGGCACGACGCCGTCGGAGATGACGGTCGGGCCGAGCATGCGCAGGATCATCGGCGAGGCGCCCGGCCGCGTGATCGTGACGTCCTTCGCGTCGCAGATCCACCGCCTGCAGCAGGTGATCGACGCCGCCGCCGCGAACCGCCGCAGGGTCTGCGTGATCGGACGGTCGATGGTGCGGAACCTGAACATCTCGCGGAACCTCGGATACGCCGAGATGGACGACGACATCATGCTGAAGCCACGGGACCTCGACTCGGTGCTGCCGCACGAGGTGGTCGTCCTATGCACCGGCAGCCAGGGCGAGCCGCGCTCCGCCCTCACCCGCATCTCGCTCGGCGACCATCCGGCACTCCAGATCCACCCGACGGACACGGTCGTGATGTCGTCGAAGGCGGTGCCCGGGAACGAGGTGAACGTGGGGGAGACGGTCAACCGGCTGAACCGGATGGGCGCGACCGTTCTCACCGAGAACAACGCCTACGTGCACGTCTCCGGCCACGGATCCTCCGACGAGCTGCGCACGATGCTCGAGCTCGTGCGCCCCCGGCACTTCGTGCCCGTGCACGGCGAGTACAGGATGCTGCGGGCTCACGCCCGTATCGCCGAGCAGGCCGGCGTGGAGCCGCACGCCGTCCGCATAGCGGACAACGGCACCGTGCTCGAGCTGGACGGCGAGGGGCTGTTCGTGACCGGTCAGATCGAGACCGGGATGACGCTCGTCGACGGCTATTCCGTCGGGGACGTCCGCGACGAGGTGCTGCGCGACCGCCGGCGGCTGGCGACCGACGGCGTGCTGATCGTGGTGGCCACGATCGCGGCGGGCAGCGCCGAGGTGGTTGTCGACCCGGAGGTGATCGCCCGCGGGTTCGAGATGCCCGACGGGGACGGGCAGGAGCTGCTCGACGCGTCGCGCGACGCCGTCGACGAGGTGCTCGAACGCTGCCTCGCGAACCGCATCACGGAGCCTAACCTGCTGCAGCAGGAGCTGCACGACGCGCTGGCGCCCCTGGTGCACAAGATGACGGGCAAGCGCCCGATGGTGCTCCCGGTCGTCGTCGAGGTCTGA
- a CDS encoding helix-turn-helix domain-containing protein: protein MFEIGSALREARERKGLSFPQVEEGTKIRARYIRALEEEDFGVLPGATYSKGFLRAYADYLGLDGHLFIDEFNSRYHDPRREDDRPIYPPSQRRVTAHRRETSIVLIALAAIVAIASMVFLTLGAGGTNHVDLPTPPASTPGTGATTGTTQEQKAHHVTKKPHRAKRTFRISISASGDSWIYAHRGSPGGPAAVSVRHTDLSAYLLHAGETADIKATGPIAITIGAPGSISISIDGRARRLPPGLKFTITRQGISRA from the coding sequence ATGTTTGAAATTGGTTCAGCACTCCGCGAGGCTCGTGAGCGCAAGGGGTTGTCCTTCCCGCAGGTCGAGGAGGGCACCAAGATCCGGGCCCGCTACATCCGCGCCCTCGAGGAGGAGGACTTCGGCGTGCTGCCAGGGGCCACCTACTCGAAGGGGTTCCTGCGTGCCTACGCGGACTACCTCGGGCTGGACGGGCACCTGTTCATCGACGAGTTCAACTCGCGCTACCACGACCCCAGGCGAGAGGACGACCGGCCGATCTACCCGCCGTCCCAGCGCCGCGTCACCGCCCACCGCCGCGAGACCAGCATCGTGCTGATCGCGCTGGCCGCGATCGTGGCGATCGCCTCGATGGTGTTCCTGACCCTTGGCGCCGGCGGGACGAACCATGTCGATCTGCCGACGCCTCCCGCCTCCACCCCGGGCACCGGCGCGACCACCGGCACGACGCAGGAGCAGAAGGCGCACCACGTCACGAAGAAGCCGCACCGGGCGAAGCGGACGTTCCGGATCTCGATCAGCGCCTCGGGCGACTCGTGGATCTATGCCCACCGCGGCTCGCCCGGCGGCCCGGCCGCCGTCTCGGTGCGCCACACCGACCTGTCGGCGTACCTGCTGCACGCCGGCGAGACGGCCGACATCAAGGCCACCGGCCCGATCGCGATCACGATCGGCGCGCCGGGGAGCATCAGCATCTCCATCGACGGGCGCGCCAGACGGCTGCCGCCCGGTCTCAAGTTCACGATCACCCGTCAGGGCATCAGCCGGGCGTGA